A stretch of the Desulfobulbaceae bacterium genome encodes the following:
- the rpmI gene encoding 50S ribosomal protein L35, producing the protein MPKMKTNRGAAKRFKMSASGKIVRSKAFSSHILTKKTTKRKRNLRKSALVDPTNAPNIKKLLPYL; encoded by the coding sequence ATGCCAAAGATGAAAACAAATAGAGGCGCTGCCAAGAGATTTAAAATGAGTGCGTCTGGAAAAATAGTACGCAGTAAGGCCTTCTCCAGTCATATCTTGACCAAGAAGACCACCAAGCGGAAGCGTAATTTGCGTAAGAGCGCATTGGTCGATCCAACTAACGCACCAAACATCAAGAAATTACTTCCGTACTTATAA
- a CDS encoding YbaB/EbfC family nucleoid-associated protein yields the protein MDINQVMQHAQHFQKRMAEIQDELAGQKITVTVGGGMVTVTVNGKSELLSIAIDREVINPEEQTLLEDLIVAGVNDAMRKAREAMQNEMRHLTGGFNIPGMSGMFS from the coding sequence ATGGATATTAATCAAGTTATGCAACACGCGCAGCATTTCCAAAAACGGATGGCTGAAATTCAGGATGAATTGGCTGGGCAGAAGATCACCGTAACCGTCGGGGGTGGGATGGTGACAGTGACGGTCAATGGTAAGAGCGAGTTGTTATCAATCGCAATTGACCGCGAGGTAATTAATCCGGAAGAACAAACGTTACTTGAGGATCTCATTGTCGCTGGAGTCAATGATGCTATGCGGAAGGCACGCGAAGCGATGCAAAATGAAATGCGTCATTTGACCGGTGGTTTTAATATTCCTGGTATGTCGGGGATGTTTTCCTGA
- the pheS gene encoding phenylalanine--tRNA ligase subunit alpha yields MEEELLCLKSEALESIDAVQACDGLESCRVKYLGRKGLFTSIMRSLSQVSEADRPRFGKLANEIKQQIEAAFSEKQSSFDSVSGASKSKAIILDDLTLPGRATPFCKHHPVTQVMSDICAIFERLGFTVAEGPDIELDFYNFEGLNIPEHHPARDMHDTFYISSNVLLRTHTSPMQVRTMEKQSPPLRMIAPGKVYRCDSDITHTPMFHQVEGFLVDRNVSFADLKGVLSTFISQVFSPDTAIRFRPSFFPFTEPSAEVDIACVICAGAGCRVCKQTGWLEILGAGLIDPEVFAKVGYDPEQYSGFAFGLGVERIAMLKYGITDIRLFYENDIRFLRQF; encoded by the coding sequence ATGGAAGAAGAACTCCTCTGCCTAAAAAGCGAGGCGTTGGAAAGTATTGATGCTGTTCAAGCCTGTGATGGCTTGGAGTCCTGCCGAGTAAAGTATCTGGGCCGTAAAGGCCTTTTTACTTCAATTATGCGCAGCTTGAGTCAAGTATCAGAAGCTGACCGACCTCGATTTGGTAAGCTGGCCAATGAGATAAAACAGCAGATCGAGGCGGCTTTTTCTGAGAAACAGTCATCTTTCGACTCAGTATCAGGCGCCTCGAAAAGTAAAGCCATAATTTTAGATGATTTGACCTTGCCTGGCCGTGCTACCCCTTTTTGTAAGCATCATCCGGTAACACAGGTCATGTCAGATATCTGCGCTATTTTTGAGCGCCTTGGTTTTACTGTGGCGGAAGGGCCAGATATCGAACTCGATTTCTATAATTTTGAAGGACTTAATATCCCTGAGCATCATCCAGCTCGTGATATGCATGACACCTTCTACATCAGCTCCAATGTCCTGCTCAGAACGCACACTTCGCCGATGCAAGTGCGCACCATGGAAAAACAGTCGCCTCCGTTGAGGATGATCGCACCAGGCAAAGTCTATCGCTGTGATTCCGATATTACGCATACTCCCATGTTTCACCAGGTAGAAGGATTTCTGGTTGACCGAAATGTCTCATTTGCAGACTTGAAGGGAGTTCTGTCGACTTTTATCTCACAAGTTTTTTCACCGGATACGGCAATACGTTTTCGTCCAAGTTTTTTTCCATTTACTGAGCCAAGCGCGGAAGTTGATATTGCCTGTGTTATTTGTGCAGGGGCAGGGTGCCGTGTCTGTAAACAGACTGGGTGGTTAGAGATTCTTGGCGCTGGATTAATTGACCCAGAAGTTTTTGCTAAAGTTGGTTATGACCCTGAACAGTATAGCGGATTTGCCTTTGGTTTAGGGGTCGAACGGATTGCGATGCTCAAATATGGCATTACAGATATTCGGCTGTTTTATGAAAATGATATCCGTTTCTTGCGGCAGTTCTAA
- a CDS encoding DUF1566 domain-containing protein, with translation MIKIRNFLAVIGVLLAIPAWAVNYTDNGNGTVTDTRTKLVWQQTDDGVQRTWEGAIAYCEGLSLGGAIDWRLPNYKALLSLVDDSRSNPAIDPIFGNNNSPFFYWTSTTIPGQTPPNGLAAAVFFEQGTGAQDNKVNPYSLARCVRGGN, from the coding sequence ATGATTAAGATTCGTAATTTTCTGGCAGTTATTGGCGTGTTGTTGGCGATACCAGCCTGGGCAGTGAATTATACCGACAATGGCAACGGTACGGTAACCGATACCCGCACTAAACTTGTCTGGCAGCAGACGGACGATGGTGTGCAAAGGACCTGGGAAGGGGCTATCGCGTATTGCGAAGGATTGTCTCTGGGTGGGGCGATAGACTGGCGCCTCCCTAATTATAAGGCGTTGCTCTCTCTTGTTGATGATAGTCGGTCCAATCCAGCTATTGACCCGATTTTCGGAAATAACAATTCTCCCTTCTTTTATTGGACATCGACCACAATTCCGGGACAAACACCCCCCAATGGTCTGGCAGCTGCAGTTTTTTTTGAGCAAGGCACAGGAGCACAGGATAATAAGGTTAATCCGTATTCCCTTGCTCGATGTGTAAGGGGAGGCAATTAG
- the recR gene encoding recombination protein RecR → MEVVPAALARLIHDFERLPGVGKKTATRLALHILRRPEAEAHGFASDLAELHAAIRLCESCFAFSEHNPCMICSDESRDRQMICVVEGPGDLIAIEKTGAFQGLYHILHGVLSPMDGIGPSEIKVDALLDRVKAGGVCEVLLATSSTVPGEATASYLAERLKNMVGVSRLACGIPLGMDIKYADEHTLARSIESRMTAK, encoded by the coding sequence ATGGAGGTCGTACCAGCTGCTTTGGCTCGTCTAATTCATGATTTTGAACGTTTGCCCGGGGTAGGTAAAAAAACCGCTACCCGGCTGGCTCTGCATATTCTGAGACGACCTGAGGCCGAGGCTCATGGTTTTGCAAGTGATCTCGCTGAGTTACATGCAGCTATTCGCCTCTGCGAGAGCTGCTTTGCTTTTTCTGAGCATAATCCATGTATGATCTGTAGCGATGAGAGCAGAGACAGGCAGATGATTTGTGTGGTTGAAGGTCCAGGGGACCTCATCGCTATTGAGAAAACAGGGGCGTTTCAGGGGTTGTATCATATCTTGCATGGAGTGCTGTCTCCCATGGACGGGATTGGTCCATCAGAGATCAAAGTTGATGCCTTACTTGATCGGGTCAAGGCTGGCGGAGTATGTGAAGTGCTGCTGGCTACCAGTTCCACTGTGCCAGGAGAGGCGACTGCTTCCTATCTTGCCGAGCGTCTCAAAAACATGGTTGGTGTCTCTCGTTTGGCCTGCGGAATTCCCTTAGGAATGGACATTAAATATGCCGATGAACATACCCTGGCCCGCTCAATAGAATCACGGATGACAGCTAAATAA
- the thrS gene encoding threonine--tRNA ligase has product MSEICISNPTGESKDVPNGSTVAEAIKSLYPNKVRKSAVAARVNGNLVDLSSTLTENAVVEAISVESTEGLDVLRHSAAHIMAQAVLDLYGHKVQVTIGPSVEDGFYYDFDKKEPFSTDDFEKIEVQMQSIVDADRPFVRTEVSKAEALAFFQEKGQKYKLEIIQELDAERVSLYQQGDFVDLCRGPHLPSTGWLKAFTLIKVAGAYWRGDEKNAMLQRLYGTAFADPKALKLFLYNLEEAKKRDHRKLGKELELFTISDQVGPGLILWQPKGAQLRKLLEDYWKDEHYRNDYELLFTPQIARRDLWKTSGHLDFYVDDMFSPMVVDDVNYQIKPMNCPFHIAIYQSRKRSYREFPIRWCELGTVYRYERTGALHGLMRVRGFTQDDAHIFCLPQQLEKEIFNILDLNLHILKTFGFSDYQIYLSTRPEKYVGSDGNWEKATDALKLALENKGLSFQVDPGEGVFYGPKIDIKIRDVLGRYWQCSTIQVDFNLPERFGITYTGEDGAEHQPIMIHRALMGSLERFFGVLIEHYAGVFPLWLAPVQARVMNISDAQAEYAEGVYRQMKKSGIRIEKDFRNEKLNYKIRQAQLVKIPYMLIIGDKEVEEQKVTVRLRDGQNLPAMSVPEFIEMIRVESQIPVSSE; this is encoded by the coding sequence ATGAGCGAGATTTGTATTTCCAATCCGACTGGTGAGAGTAAGGATGTGCCGAATGGCAGCACCGTGGCGGAGGCGATTAAGTCTTTATATCCCAACAAGGTCAGAAAAAGTGCTGTTGCCGCCAGAGTCAACGGAAATCTTGTTGATCTGAGCAGCACACTCACTGAGAATGCCGTTGTCGAGGCCATTTCTGTTGAGAGTACTGAGGGGCTTGATGTCTTGAGGCATAGCGCTGCTCACATCATGGCTCAGGCAGTACTCGACCTGTATGGGCACAAAGTGCAAGTGACGATAGGTCCCTCGGTTGAAGATGGTTTTTACTATGATTTTGACAAGAAAGAGCCTTTCTCGACTGACGATTTTGAAAAAATAGAAGTACAGATGCAGTCCATCGTTGATGCTGACCGTCCTTTTGTTCGGACAGAGGTCAGTAAAGCTGAAGCGCTTGCGTTTTTTCAAGAGAAAGGACAGAAATATAAGCTGGAAATCATCCAGGAATTAGATGCTGAGAGAGTCAGTCTCTATCAGCAGGGTGATTTTGTCGATCTTTGTCGAGGGCCGCATCTGCCTAGTACCGGCTGGCTTAAAGCCTTTACTCTTATTAAGGTGGCAGGGGCGTATTGGCGTGGTGATGAGAAGAACGCCATGCTCCAGCGTTTGTACGGGACTGCTTTTGCTGACCCGAAGGCGCTGAAACTCTTTCTTTATAATCTTGAAGAAGCGAAAAAAAGGGATCACCGCAAACTTGGCAAAGAGCTTGAGCTTTTTACCATAAGTGATCAAGTCGGTCCTGGTTTGATCTTGTGGCAACCGAAGGGTGCACAACTCAGGAAATTGCTCGAGGATTACTGGAAGGACGAGCATTATCGTAATGATTATGAGTTACTTTTTACGCCTCAGATAGCACGGCGTGATCTGTGGAAGACCTCTGGCCATCTCGATTTTTATGTGGATGACATGTTTTCTCCCATGGTAGTTGACGATGTCAATTACCAGATCAAGCCGATGAACTGTCCATTTCACATCGCTATTTATCAGTCGAGAAAACGGAGTTATCGAGAGTTCCCGATTCGCTGGTGTGAACTGGGTACCGTATATCGTTATGAAAGGACTGGCGCCCTCCATGGCCTGATGCGTGTCCGTGGCTTTACTCAGGATGACGCTCATATCTTCTGTCTGCCTCAGCAGTTGGAAAAAGAGATATTCAATATTCTTGATTTGAATCTTCATATTCTGAAGACTTTCGGATTTTCAGACTATCAGATTTATCTGTCAACGCGTCCTGAAAAATACGTTGGTAGTGATGGAAATTGGGAGAAAGCGACAGATGCGCTGAAGCTTGCTCTGGAAAATAAAGGTCTTTCCTTTCAGGTTGATCCAGGGGAGGGAGTTTTTTATGGTCCTAAGATTGATATTAAGATTAGAGATGTCCTTGGCCGTTATTGGCAATGTTCAACAATTCAGGTAGATTTCAATCTCCCTGAACGATTTGGTATAACCTATACTGGTGAAGATGGCGCCGAGCATCAGCCTATTATGATTCATCGGGCATTGATGGGATCTCTTGAACGATTTTTCGGAGTACTGATTGAACATTACGCAGGGGTATTTCCGTTATGGCTCGCCCCTGTTCAAGCCAGGGTTATGAATATCTCCGATGCACAGGCTGAATACGCAGAAGGTGTATATCGTCAGATGAAGAAATCTGGCATTCGGATTGAAAAAGATTTTAGAAACGAAAAGCTAAACTATAAGATACGGCAGGCCCAATTGGTCAAGATACCGTATATGTTGATCATCGGAGATAAAGAAGTTGAGGAGCAAAAAGTGACGGTTCGTTTACGTGACGGTCAGAATTTGCCTGCTATGTCTGTCCCTGAGTTCATCGAGATGATCAGAGTGGAAAGCCAGATCCCTGTTAGTTCGGAGTGA
- the dnaX gene encoding DNA polymerase III subunit gamma/tau yields MSYRVLARKWRPQTFCDIVGQEPIVRTLQNALRRNRVAHALIFSGVRGVGKTTIARIMAKAINCHNPAEAPCDKCSSCLAIIKGNALDLHEIDGASNRGIQEIRDLKENIRFMPAQERFKVIIIDEVHMLTTEAFNALLKTLEEPPEHVFFMFATTEIHKVPVTILSRCQRYELKRVPFKALFDFFASIASREGVTITSPALDIIATEADGSVRDGLSLLDQIFAFGGDTVTEDDLRLVLGLVDRRVFATLASALLGGDLAGSLSLLNETYSQGMDLKRFAQGLLFFCRSLLIAKTSKEPSVILDISEQEMALVKEISGRHSIETLSNLFSLVLKGMEEMQYAAHPRMIIEMLFVKVVQAGAIVPVSTILTRLDALLDGHPAPIFPSSLPEGDMLAPASTIDRGVAGVGSVSKPVPGIIHVSASVVVPAEPAAKASDSSLSAVVTAEEETTDDEEVEDESHSLVDSTHVSCQAVRNVERDWDAFLGHVRERKKWMAVTLGQAEKVTEENGTLIVRYDESAECHMLQDAANRKLLTEFAQDFFQKELGVRIEVAGKTTGGELDQPQEDRRALSNDPRVQIAVEIFGGQVTGIRTGPRSR; encoded by the coding sequence ATGTCATATCGCGTTCTTGCCAGAAAATGGCGTCCTCAAACATTTTGTGACATCGTCGGTCAAGAACCGATTGTCCGCACCCTTCAAAACGCTCTTCGCCGTAACCGTGTCGCCCATGCTCTGATCTTCAGCGGCGTTCGTGGAGTTGGCAAGACCACCATCGCTCGGATCATGGCTAAGGCCATAAATTGTCATAATCCGGCTGAAGCCCCATGCGACAAATGTTCCTCCTGTCTGGCAATCATTAAGGGCAATGCCCTTGATCTTCATGAGATTGACGGCGCGTCCAACCGCGGTATTCAGGAGATCCGCGACCTGAAAGAAAATATCCGCTTCATGCCTGCCCAGGAACGGTTCAAAGTTATCATCATTGATGAAGTTCATATGTTGACAACCGAGGCCTTCAACGCTCTCCTCAAGACCCTCGAAGAACCGCCCGAGCATGTGTTTTTCATGTTTGCCACTACAGAAATCCATAAGGTTCCGGTCACTATCCTTTCTCGGTGCCAGCGGTATGAGTTGAAGCGGGTGCCGTTTAAGGCCTTGTTTGATTTTTTTGCCTCAATTGCCAGTCGGGAAGGGGTGACAATTACTTCGCCAGCACTGGATATAATCGCCACCGAGGCCGATGGCAGTGTTCGTGATGGCTTAAGTTTGTTGGATCAGATCTTTGCCTTCGGTGGAGATACTGTAACGGAAGATGATCTGCGGTTAGTCTTGGGCTTGGTGGATCGTCGGGTATTTGCAACGCTTGCCTCGGCACTTCTTGGTGGGGACTTGGCAGGCTCCTTGTCTTTGCTCAATGAGACCTACAGTCAGGGGATGGATCTGAAACGTTTCGCTCAGGGACTGCTCTTTTTTTGCCGTTCTCTCCTCATCGCTAAAACCAGCAAAGAGCCATCTGTCATCCTTGATATTTCCGAACAGGAGATGGCATTGGTTAAGGAAATTTCCGGCAGGCATTCCATTGAAACTTTAAGCAACTTGTTTAGTTTGGTATTGAAAGGGATGGAGGAGATGCAGTATGCTGCTCATCCCAGGATGATCATCGAGATGCTTTTCGTAAAAGTCGTGCAGGCCGGAGCGATTGTGCCTGTTTCAACCATTCTCACGCGGCTTGATGCACTGCTTGACGGGCATCCGGCGCCGATTTTTCCATCTTCTCTTCCGGAAGGAGATATGTTGGCGCCTGCCTCTACGATTGATAGGGGGGTAGCGGGTGTAGGGTCTGTGAGCAAGCCTGTACCAGGAATCATCCATGTAAGCGCCTCGGTTGTTGTTCCTGCAGAGCCAGCGGCAAAGGCGTCAGACTCTTCTTTGTCTGCTGTGGTGACGGCGGAGGAGGAGACGACGGACGATGAAGAGGTGGAGGACGAGAGTCATTCCCTTGTAGACAGCACACATGTTTCATGCCAAGCTGTGCGCAATGTGGAGCGCGATTGGGATGCTTTTCTTGGTCATGTTCGAGAGCGTAAAAAGTGGATGGCCGTCACGCTCGGTCAGGCTGAGAAGGTGACGGAAGAGAATGGTACGCTCATTGTACGTTATGACGAATCTGCTGAATGTCACATGTTGCAGGATGCAGCCAATCGTAAGCTTCTCACTGAGTTTGCCCAGGATTTTTTCCAGAAGGAACTTGGTGTCAGGATTGAGGTGGCAGGAAAGACGACAGGTGGTGAGCTTGATCAACCCCAGGAAGACCGACGTGCTTTGTCCAACGATCCCAGGGTGCAAATTGCTGTGGAGATTTTTGGAGGCCAAGTGACGGGAATCAGGACCGGCCCCAGGAGTCGGTGA
- a CDS encoding translation initiation factor IF-3 — MKGRTKAAPKGAEARVRINNQINNKEVRVISETGEQLGILSNLVALRTAQEAGLDLVEVSANAEPPVCRIMDYGKFRYEQSKKLAEAKKKQTVIEVKEIKLRPKTEKHDLDFKIKNIRKFIEQKNKVKITVRFRGREIVYAETQGNDTLKKIADAVMDIAIIVQEPKMEGRQMVMYVGPK; from the coding sequence ATTAAAGGTCGAACAAAGGCTGCTCCCAAGGGTGCAGAGGCAAGGGTCAGAATAAATAATCAGATTAATAACAAGGAAGTTCGAGTTATTTCTGAAACCGGAGAACAGCTTGGCATATTGTCCAACCTTGTAGCGTTGCGAACGGCACAAGAAGCAGGCCTTGACTTGGTTGAAGTATCAGCTAATGCAGAACCTCCTGTATGCCGGATAATGGATTATGGCAAGTTTCGGTATGAACAGAGTAAGAAACTTGCAGAGGCCAAAAAGAAGCAGACCGTTATCGAGGTAAAGGAAATTAAACTCAGGCCGAAAACTGAGAAACATGACCTTGATTTTAAGATAAAAAATATTCGTAAGTTTATTGAACAAAAAAATAAAGTAAAAATCACGGTTCGTTTCCGAGGTAGAGAGATTGTTTATGCAGAGACTCAAGGGAATGATACGTTAAAGAAAATCGCTGATGCCGTAATGGATATAGCGATTATAGTTCAAGAACCAAAAATGGAAGGCCGACAGATGGTCATGTATGTCGGGCCCAAATAA
- the rplT gene encoding 50S ribosomal protein L20, which produces MPRVSRGFKARRRRNRVLKMAKGYVGGRHRLIRSATEAVERALCYAYRDRRQKKRDFRRLWIARISAAAKMNGLSYSKLIGGMKKAKIELDRKVLSNMAILDPNAFTQVIKLAS; this is translated from the coding sequence ATGCCTAGAGTTAGCCGTGGTTTTAAGGCGCGTCGCCGAAGAAATAGAGTATTGAAAATGGCCAAAGGGTATGTTGGTGGTAGACATCGTCTGATCAGATCAGCCACCGAAGCCGTTGAACGCGCGCTGTGTTATGCTTATCGTGATCGTCGTCAAAAGAAACGAGATTTCCGTCGGTTATGGATAGCTCGTATTTCAGCAGCTGCCAAAATGAACGGACTTTCTTACAGCAAGCTGATTGGTGGTATGAAAAAGGCAAAGATTGAACTTGATCGTAAGGTTCTTTCCAATATGGCCATTCTCGATCCCAACGCCTTCACCCAAGTTATAAAGCTGGCTTCATAA